The genomic stretch taAGAGGAAGATGGAGGGTTAGAGGGCCGCTTGTGCATATACCTTTCCCAGCTCCATCCACTGCCCGCGCCGCCGGTGTAATCGGAAAACTTGTTTCGACTCATAAACACCAAATTTCAACTCAGCAATGCCTCAAGTGCCGAAATTACTTGATTTATGCATGGCCGCTATTGCCGATGAACTTCTCCAAGGTTATTATCAACTAGCATTTCATTGATTTACATTTATCTGCGATTTCGCAATCTATTTGCTGATGAATATCGTGATTGGTTGCAGGGGAGCGTAACGACGATTTCCTTTCGGTTATTTATGAACTGCCGCAAGAACTGTTTGATGGACTCTTGCCTCAGTTGCCTCCATTAGCACTGCACAAATTGCAAGAAAAATTGTGAGTGATGGTTAGTTAACAATGAGAGAAAATGATCAGTGCTGGTTTGTGCTTATGCGCGAAAACAAAATTAGGGGGCAATTATCATTATCTTTCCTTCTAAGGTGCTATTTACTAGAAAGTTTAGCAATGGGTTGAATGATTATTCCATGGCTTGTTTATGAGAAGTTCCTCGTTTTACCTTATTATCAGGAAAAACCTTATAGAATTTCACTCTGTTTCAGAATGCCATGTGCTACTGCAACACCTTGAAAGTTGTTTACCCTGCCATTTAAAATGAATTAGAGTTGATAAGTTCAAATGAAGGTGTAGATGGTTCTGAAGGACTTGTGATTGCATAGAACTTATCTTAGCGTATTGAGTATCATATAGATTGTGAAGGATGAGTAACCTATCCTTTGTCTTGATACAGACCAACCAACTTCATGGAAAGCAGAGAGCATGCTTATGATGATACTAGCGACTCTCGAAAACGTAGAAGGTTGGCAAGAAAGGTGCTTTTGGCATTTCAaagttatattttaaatttgttagTGTGTTAGGGAAAGAACTAGCATAAATGATCACTGGGCTGTTGTTTGTGCAGATGCGACATTTTAGATACAGCGTGGCGTGCACTATACAAAGCTCGTTGGCGTAGTCTTGATCAGCAGAAGAAGACTGTGGCTTGGTTTGATAGAAATAACGACAAATGTGAAATAATAAATGATTGGCAGCAAAAGTACTGGGAGACACATTTGCAAGAGTATGTTCTATAACCAAATGTTTTGAGTCATACAATTTTGTCATCAGTTACATCATTATGGAAGAGCTGACCTTTGCTATTACTTCCAGTTGTATTGATGCAATAGCAGAAACAGCTTTGCTTCCATCTTATGATGGTTCTATAGGGGAAATACAAATTCCAGGTTAGTCAAACTTGCTCCTTCTGATTATTCAACATACCCTTGCTGGGCAGAAACTTCATTTCAACAGAAAATAACTGATGACagattaaaatatgaaaaacagAAGTTAGAAGCTTCACTATAGCAGAAAAGTTTGGACTAGATATATGATGGTTTGATTATAACTTTAAACATGTAACTGTATTAATCTTTGCATGGGTacttttttctatcattttttaATGCATTGGTGTTCTATTATAAATTTGGTACGGACTTTTCTGGTCATGCtcttatttgaattttgttttgttctttTATGCCTTATCTCGAGATGATGTTTGTATTTAAGAAATGTTATCAGTTGAGAAATCTACAGAGAACATAACCTTATGCAAATTGCCCGTATTTGATATATGCAGATTGTATAATAGAGCAGATTGGTTGCAAAGATTACTTGATTAAGTTGCCACTCGACTCTCTCAAATTTTCTCGTCACTGTCAGCAGTTTGGAGTTTATGTCAGGTAGCCCACGATCATGCACAAACTATGCATTTCTTACTTTCGTTTTACTTTCAACCACTTTACAGTGAGGAGCTTTTCTTCCTCTACCTACAAACTGATTATGGACAAAGTATCTGTTGTTCTTTCCTGGTCCACAGTTGATCTCTTATTCTCTTGATGCAATATTAGAAGACTAGGCTTTTTAAAGTGACACTGTTCCTGTTGCAGACGGCTAAGGCTTCCAAATGCATTATGTTCTGCAGAAACATGTGTAAGTTCCCCATTACAATTATTATTAGTCAAATGATCTTCCATCTGCCACATGTAAGTCAGTTTCTTCATGGTTACTAAGATATCAGCTTGTATCCTTATCACTATCTTATAGGAGTTGTTTCAAAACTGTAAGTTGGAAAGTCTCGAGCTTCAGTGGATTAAATCCAATGACCATGTGAGTCTTTGTTCTCGTTTTCTTGTATTCTCATGTTTTGTGTAACCAAGTGTCATACATAGGAAATAATGTGATGTAAGAGGTCCATGCTAACAAGATTTCCCATGTATGCATGCATAATCATTTAGCTAGCCAAAAAGTTGTAAGTAACTGAATCAAGCTTCTTCATTATGAATGGTGTTTACCGAAATATTCCAGAATGTCTCATGCTGGAGCAGTGATTCAAGATGCTCCAACTACGATTATACTATAACAAAGTTTACCTGCACACATCGAGTATATAAATTTCTTCCTCTAGGTTGGAATATTAGAAGAGCAATGCAATACATCAGCAGTCAGCTTGAAAATTGTATAAATTCACTGGTTTTCGCAGCATTAACAATTGCTGCAGTATGACTGTATTATTTGATTATGTTGTTACATACAATTCCAatattctttctttcttcatgATAAAAACTACTCCATTAAAATAGATGTTCTTCGTCATCATATTATTATTCTTAAACCTGTCTGATTATTAAATGCTAcagtattaaataaattatttgagtACATCTTTTGGTCATCCGACATTAAATTTTAGGAATTAAATTTTTAGTTTCTCATATTTTGGCTAGTCGTTCTGATATGCCCGACGTGACTTCTCAGGTTGAGGGATTATTTAAACTTCTGAACCAGAGTACTGAGGCTTTAAAATCAGTTGAGTTTATCCATTGCAAGCTTTCTCCAGATTTTGTCAATGCAATATCCGATTCATTGCACATGACGGGTCTTCAAGTTCATGGAGTTGAGCATTTCTCAATCAAGAGATCAAGCTTTCTCCAGGCTGATTCATCTCCCATTCCAGCCGGACTGGCGTCATTCTTAACATCTGGGAGGTACACTTATATGTGAATTGTTATATTCAATTATAGGGT from Salvia splendens isolate huo1 chromosome 4, SspV2, whole genome shotgun sequence encodes the following:
- the LOC121798661 gene encoding uncharacterized protein LOC121798661 isoform X5, whose translation is MPQVPKLLDLCMAAIADELLQGERNDDFLSVIYELPQELFDGLLPQLPPLALHKLQEKLPTNFMESREHAYDDTSDSRKRRRCDILDTAWRALYKARWRSLDQQKKTVAWFDRNNDKCEIINDWQQKYWETHLQDCIDAIAETALLPSYDGSIGEIQIPDCIIEQIGCKDYLIKLPLDSLKFSRHCQQFGVYVRRLRLPNALCSAETCELFQNCKLESLELQWIKSNDHVEGLFKLLNQSTEALKSVEFIHCKLSPDFVNAISDSLHMTGLQVHGVEHFSIKRSSFLQADSSPIPAGLASFLTSGRSCNLEQDDAESLRHALNCMPNLDSLDLSDNPIEDGVGSLATYFTEISGRDVPFTNLKLENCEASCNQMVDLLGVLSTLNEPLHVLSIKGNMLGSKIGAPLGKFLCTGVVSIDAEDIGLGSSGFLQAAKEISVELKIAYINISNNQGALGAAKFIASLVKHANEIVAIDARYNLMPMDSLSVISYGLKDSKVFPSTGKLKHLDLAGNTFCHQITDADSVSAELQIHGQSALSVLLSVAPHVPYDNDP